The genome window CGCTATCTGAAGGGCCAGATCGGTCTTGATGAACCCACTCTTGTCTTCTGTATCCACAACGATGTAATCTGTCAAGCTCAATTCACTGAGGAGTTGGGCCATCTTTCTGACCTCTTCACCTATCGGGGCCCCTGAAATACCCTGGTTGGCCCTACCGTCTGTTATGAGCACGCCGATAGCCCTCATTTCAGGCGATTTGACCGTTGCCCGTTTGATAAGTCTGTAGGCCTCCAAAAGCCCCGCCGCCAAAGGGGTCTTGCCGCCGACAGGGATTTCCCTCAGTCTCCTTGAGGCGTTTTCAACGCTTGATGTAGGCGGCAGTATGACCTCGGCCCTGTCTTTTCTAAAGACTATCATGGAGACCCTGTCTCTTTTCTGATAACAGTCCATGAGCAGGGACTGGACAGCCCCTTTGGTCTCCACCATCCTTCTCCTGGCGCCCATTGAGCCCGACCCGTCCACAACAAAGACTACGAGGTGACCCATCTTTTTCTCCCTCTGCTTGAATCTCAGGTCATCGTCGCGAATCAGGATCACCTCTGTCCTGCCCCTTGCCTTTTGATGAGGGGCCGCGGCCCGGAGCGTTGCATCGATGGCTATATCATCCTTCTTTCTCTGGACGCTCTTTACATACCTGCCGCTCTTGTCCCTTGACCCTGTCTTTGTCCTTCTGCCGGATACAGACCGGTTTACCCGGTCCTTTCTGAGTATTATCCTTTTTGTCTTAAACAGCCCGCCGGTCTCAAAGACCTCTTCTTTGGGGTTTGATTCCATCTGTTGGCGGCCGCCGTCATCCGGCCCGTCCATTCCGGCCTGATCGGGGCGGGACCCATCAGGCTCACGGTGTTTACCGCTCGATTGAGACCCATGCTGTTTCTCCTGCCCGTCAGACCCTGTCTGTTCCCCGTGTTCCTGACGCCCCTCCTGTTGTTCCGTCTGCTGCTCCATCTGCTGCTGTTGCTGTTGCTGGGATACCCTTTTCCTGTGCGCAAGCACAAGAGGGGCGACGGCGTCCACGTCATCCCTCGTCACTTCTTTGCGGCCGCAATAGGCGGCATGGGCCCGTGCGGCATACATGAGATATATGTCGCCCCTCGATCCGGGGATATTGTTTTCAATGCACAATTGCGCGATATAATCCCTTGTCTCAGCCGGGATGACCGTATCTTTCAGAACAGAACGACAGGAACGGATCTTATCCCTCAGGCATCGGTCCTCCCTGCTCAAAGACCGGCCAAAGACATCGGGCGCCGCCTTTTTAATAACCTCTATCCTCTGCGGCCCTTCTTTTAACCCTTCCCACAAGACCATCATACCGAAACGGTCGAGCAGATGGGGCGAAAGCACCCCTTCCTCCTGGTTCATGCTTGCAACCAGGATAAACCGTGAGGGATGTCTCAATGCAATCCCTTCCCGCTCAACGATGTTTTCTCCGCGGCCCATGGCCTCGAGGACAAGCGAGGCTATATCGGGTGAGAGCAGATTGACGTCATCAATATAGACAACGCCACCATCGGCGCGGCCCAGGACACCAGGCTGAAAGACCCTCCTGCCTGTCTTTATCGTATCTTCAATATTTACGCCCCCCATAAGGGCGTCTTCCGTGATATTGAGCGGGAGGTCTATAAAAGGGAAGGCTTCAGGCAGTATCTCTTTAAAAAGCCTTGAGAGCGTTGACTTGCCGCTCCCCTTTTCACCAGCGAACAAAACACCCCCACAATTAGGATCTATGGCATTTAAGATCAACGCAAGTTTCGCATCGTCATGCCCGACAAAGTCACTGAATGTCATGCCCGCAGAACCCCGGTAAGCGCTGTCTCAAGCCTTTCCATACCTACCCCCATCTCTTCAAATGGAAGCCTCTTCATTCTGTGGCTCAGGGCGAGCTGGGCCACATCCCTGATGTCATCATCGCTTATGGACACCCTGCCCCTGAAGGCGGCCAGGGCCATTGCCGCCTTCATCATCACGATATCGGCCCTGTGGCCATCGAGCTCAAGCGAGGTGGTGACGCCTACGATTCTTTCAAGTGCAGCATCAGGAGGTATGATACGGCCGAGCCTCCCCTTTGCCGCCATGATCCCCTTTGAAAGCCCATCCTGTTCGGGCTGCCAAACAGCTGCAAATGCCTCTGGATCGGCATCAAAGGCGGCCCTTCGTCTGAGTATCTCTACCCTCTTCGCCTTGTCCTGGATCGATCCAACCTGCACGCACAGGCCGAACCTGTCCAGGAGCTGCGGCCTTAGGTCACCTTCCTCAGGGTTCATCGTTCCTACAAGAATAAACCTTGCAGGATGCGTAAAGGACACCCCCTCCCTTTCGACCGTATTTACCCCCATGGCCGCCGAGTCCAGCAACAGATCCACAATATGGTCTTCAAGGAGATTCACCTCATCGACGTATAAGAAATTCCTGTTTGCAGCGGCAAGTATCCCGGGCTCAAATCTCTTTTCGCCTTTTTTGATGGCGTGTTCGATATCGAGCGTGCCTATCAGCCTGTCTTCCGTGATACCGAGCGGGAGCTCGACGACCTCCATCTTCTTTCTTTCACGTTCAAGACTGCCTTCGCTCTCCAATATCTCCCTGCACCCGCTGCAAAGAAGACCGTCCGGATCGCAGTTAAAAGGACACCCTTTCACCACATCGATCTCAGGGAGGAGTTCGGCAAGCGCCCTCACTGCCGTGCTTTTGGCGGTCCCCTTCTCGCCCATTATCAACAACCCGCCTATCGATGGGTTTATCACGTTCAATATCAATCCGGTCTTCATCTCATCCTGGCCGACTATCGCAGTAAACGGGAATATCATTTAAGGACCTCCTCCATCTTTTTCTTCCATGCCTCCACCTCTTCCTTAGTGACAATATCTATGCCGCCTCCCTGAAAATCGCCCTTAATATCACCCATCCGTTCCTCGATCCACCCCTCTATCTCCACATACAACTGGGTCAGGGCCTCCTTGACATCTGGCGCAGGGTCCCACAGGCCCCGCTGAGCCACCTCCATCAGTCTCCTTGCCATCTCCTCCAGCGCCCATGGATTGTTCTCTTCAAAGAATCTTCTGTTCTCCTCATCCATCATGAAGGTGCGGGCTATCTCATCGAATATCCAGTCATCCACCTCTTGAGTGGTCGCCTCCCATCCATAGACCCTCCCCACCCTTTGCGAGATATCGCCAGCGCCCTTGTATCCATGCCTCTTCATCCCCTCAATCCACTTCGGATTGAGCAGTTTGCTCCTGACCACCCTTCTTATCTCGTCCGCCAGGTCGCGCACCTCGACGTGTTCCGGCTCCCTCGTATCGCCGTAATAGGTCTTGACCTCCTTGCCGGAGATGGTCCTTGCCGCTGCGGTCATCCCCCCGTGGGTCCCGAAATAGCAGCAGCAGCCGAAGAGGTCGTATTCGTCCGTTACGACCTTGTTGTAGGTGACGTCAACGGTCTTGAGATTTTCGGCCAATTGTCTGTGTCTTTCAGCGCCGAATATCCCTTTGCCGTAGGCATAACCGTTCCAATAGACAAACACATCGGAGAGGTCCTTTTCTTCCTTCCAGGCGGATGCATATACGGCAAGATTGACGCCGGCCTGATAGGTGCCTGGCTTTGAGGCGAATATACGAAGCGTTGCGTCGCGCCACACGTCTTTAGATGATCGGTCATCATCCCCGATCCGGGCCAGCGTATGTCTTCTTATATGGTTCATGTCAAGCGGCTCATCCAATGAGGCGACCGCCTGTACGGCCTCGTCCAGGAGTTCCATGCAATTTGGAAAGTTGTCCCTCGTTATGCCTGAGACACGAATTGTCAGGTCTATCCTCGGCCTGCCCAACTCGGCAAGCGGGATTATCTCAAACCCCTTTACCCTTCCGTTGGAAAGCCATACAGGTCTCACCCCGAGGAGATACATCATCTGGGACATCCCCTCGCCATCCGCCCACATGATGTCGCTGCACATCCAGAAGATAGCGATATTTTCAGGATACCTGCCTTCTTCGCT of Dissulfurimicrobium hydrothermale contains these proteins:
- a CDS encoding VWA domain-containing protein — translated: MTFSDFVGHDDAKLALILNAIDPNCGGVLFAGEKGSGKSTLSRLFKEILPEAFPFIDLPLNITEDALMGGVNIEDTIKTGRRVFQPGVLGRADGGVVYIDDVNLLSPDIASLVLEAMGRGENIVEREGIALRHPSRFILVASMNQEEGVLSPHLLDRFGMMVLWEGLKEGPQRIEVIKKAAPDVFGRSLSREDRCLRDKIRSCRSVLKDTVIPAETRDYIAQLCIENNIPGSRGDIYLMYAARAHAAYCGRKEVTRDDVDAVAPLVLAHRKRVSQQQQQQQMEQQTEQQEGRQEHGEQTGSDGQEKQHGSQSSGKHREPDGSRPDQAGMDGPDDGGRQQMESNPKEEVFETGGLFKTKRIILRKDRVNRSVSGRRTKTGSRDKSGRYVKSVQRKKDDIAIDATLRAAAPHQKARGRTEVILIRDDDLRFKQREKKMGHLVVFVVDGSGSMGARRRMVETKGAVQSLLMDCYQKRDRVSMIVFRKDRAEVILPPTSSVENASRRLREIPVGGKTPLAAGLLEAYRLIKRATVKSPEMRAIGVLITDGRANQGISGAPIGEEVRKMAQLLSELSLTDYIVVDTEDKSGFIKTDLALQIASQLGADYHTIEGLRADCLVEMVQMKKVGVFGF
- a CDS encoding ATP-binding protein, translated to MIFPFTAIVGQDEMKTGLILNVINPSIGGLLIMGEKGTAKSTAVRALAELLPEIDVVKGCPFNCDPDGLLCSGCREILESEGSLERERKKMEVVELPLGITEDRLIGTLDIEHAIKKGEKRFEPGILAAANRNFLYVDEVNLLEDHIVDLLLDSAAMGVNTVEREGVSFTHPARFILVGTMNPEEGDLRPQLLDRFGLCVQVGSIQDKAKRVEILRRRAAFDADPEAFAAVWQPEQDGLSKGIMAAKGRLGRIIPPDAALERIVGVTTSLELDGHRADIVMMKAAMALAAFRGRVSISDDDIRDVAQLALSHRMKRLPFEEMGVGMERLETALTGVLRA
- a CDS encoding cobaltochelatase subunit CobN, coding for MFNADGDALLDIAKGVNVKWNTYPWIKIKKRILDLNRRIEESREIDALLHGFEAGYVPAGPSGLITRGRDDILPTGRNFYSLDPYKIPTKAAWEVGRRLADAVIEKHLSEEGRYPENIAIFWMCSDIMWADGEGMSQMMYLLGVRPVWLSNGRVKGFEIIPLAELGRPRIDLTIRVSGITRDNFPNCMELLDEAVQAVASLDEPLDMNHIRRHTLARIGDDDRSSKDVWRDATLRIFASKPGTYQAGVNLAVYASAWKEEKDLSDVFVYWNGYAYGKGIFGAERHRQLAENLKTVDVTYNKVVTDEYDLFGCCCYFGTHGGMTAAARTISGKEVKTYYGDTREPEHVEVRDLADEIRRVVRSKLLNPKWIEGMKRHGYKGAGDISQRVGRVYGWEATTQEVDDWIFDEIARTFMMDEENRRFFEENNPWALEEMARRLMEVAQRGLWDPAPDVKEALTQLYVEIEGWIEERMGDIKGDFQGGGIDIVTKEEVEAWKKKMEEVLK